One Janthinobacterium sp. TB1-E2 genomic region harbors:
- a CDS encoding MFS transporter — protein METQKLSTVEKVGFGAGDMALNVVISSMMLIITFFYTDIYGLKTTDLALLFVAVKVIGAIADLVMGQITDRYSFASGRYRPYLLWLAVPYGVSVFFVFSTPEWHYDAKLIWAYSTYILMTIMTAGVGIPYISLISGLTSDPQDRLSANGYRLFFAKIGAFMVTIVVPILSQRWGGGNPAVGYQAAMAVMAVMGVALFLFCYFSTTERVVHVVEKQSLLDQLKVLLQNDQWLVLCGVCVTGTIGYVVRGSVAIYYAKYYLGGSTETVAAFLTTGVVAAILAMIASTWITKFYCKVKLFRYTQIGVALISLAIYFFVKPSDTVLAFALYFLLSFVVDLHAPVFWSAIAETIDYGQVKTGKRVSGFAFGGISVCQKAGMAVAGGLVGVLLAYFDYQPNHEQTQFALNGIALMLSIIPGFFHLLMGLLMFKYRISDEYYSGVKSEMHKRGFVAA, from the coding sequence ATGGAGACGCAAAAATTATCTACCGTTGAAAAGGTCGGCTTCGGCGCCGGCGACATGGCGCTCAATGTCGTCATTTCGTCGATGATGTTGATCATTACCTTTTTCTATACCGATATCTATGGCTTGAAAACCACCGACCTGGCCCTGCTGTTCGTGGCCGTGAAAGTCATCGGCGCCATTGCCGACCTGGTCATGGGCCAGATCACCGACCGCTACAGCTTTGCATCGGGCCGCTACCGTCCATACCTGCTGTGGCTGGCCGTGCCGTATGGCGTCAGCGTCTTCTTTGTCTTCAGCACGCCCGAGTGGCACTATGACGCCAAGCTGATCTGGGCATACTCGACGTATATCCTGATGACCATCATGACGGCCGGCGTGGGAATTCCGTATATCTCCCTGATCAGCGGACTGACGAGCGATCCGCAGGACCGCCTGTCGGCCAACGGCTACCGCCTGTTCTTCGCCAAGATCGGCGCCTTCATGGTGACCATCGTCGTGCCAATCCTGTCGCAGCGCTGGGGCGGCGGCAACCCGGCCGTCGGCTACCAGGCGGCCATGGCCGTGATGGCCGTCATGGGCGTGGCCCTGTTCCTGTTCTGCTATTTCTCCACCACCGAGCGCGTCGTGCACGTGGTGGAAAAGCAATCGCTGCTCGACCAATTGAAAGTGCTGCTGCAGAACGACCAGTGGCTGGTGCTGTGCGGCGTGTGCGTCACGGGCACCATCGGCTACGTGGTGCGCGGTTCCGTCGCCATTTATTACGCGAAATACTATCTGGGTGGCAGCACGGAAACGGTGGCCGCCTTCCTCACGACGGGCGTAGTGGCCGCCATCCTGGCCATGATCGCCTCGACCTGGATCACCAAGTTTTATTGCAAGGTAAAACTGTTCCGCTACACACAGATCGGCGTCGCCCTGATCAGCCTGGCGATCTATTTCTTTGTGAAACCGAGCGACACCGTGCTGGCCTTCGCCCTGTATTTCCTGCTGTCCTTTGTCGTGGATTTGCATGCGCCCGTATTCTGGTCGGCCATTGCGGAAACCATCGATTATGGTCAAGTCAAGACGGGCAAGCGCGTCTCGGGCTTCGCCTTTGGCGGCATTTCCGTGTGCCAGAAGGCGGGCATGGCGGTGGCGGGCGGCCTGGTAGGCGTTTTGCTCGCGTATTTCGACTACCAGCCCAACCATGAGCAAACGCAATTCGCCCTGAACGGTATCGCCCTGATGCTGTCGATCATCCCCGGTTTCTTCCACTTGCTGATGGGCTTGCTGATGTTCAAGTACCGCATTAGCGACGAGTACTACAGCGGTGTCAAATCGGAAATGCACAAGCGCGGTTTTGTGGCCGCCTAA